A single window of Mugil cephalus isolate CIBA_MC_2020 chromosome 1, CIBA_Mcephalus_1.1, whole genome shotgun sequence DNA harbors:
- the si:dkey-183c6.8 gene encoding protein O-GlcNAcase produces the protein MEEKKQFLCGVVEGFYGRPWSMDQRRVLFQWMQGWGLNTYLYGPKDDLKHRLLWREVYSPEEEGQLRTLIAEAQSRGLKFVYALSPGQDIVFSSSCDMTLLKRKLRQVSDLGCQAFAILFDDIDHSMCQADSEAFASFAHAQVTVTNEMYRFLGEPPVFLFCPTEYCGSLCSPSVSKSPYLQTVGEDLLPDINVIWTGSKVISRKLSADCLAEVESVLQRPPLIWDNLHANDYDSRRLFLGPFKGREPQLRSQLRGLLLNPNCEFEANYIPLHTLGSWYRAGGEETKDEEYCPDRALSAALHDWMEELNQPLQAGRQNPRTDQRASAPASRCKTPDRSECSSTFRGTTAVAKLPVFPLNSGSPPPSPTKAKGEREGEGREGERKRPNQPGQPANQQAQGSGGGRGQKAQGRGHCGGKGMLSESQVRLLVGLYYLPHEHGPSAQKLLQDLTWLKSNCHAVGANSKKAAPQKVDEWRGRASRFLSLCEDIAQLHCSVVGGANRAVLYDLYPYVWDLRNTALVAKAFICWLDGRVLSDSSTLGSWRNCFHWCGKTTGADLLGVDSEPWVFKGGVSGEVQMLLPIGGSSELFTHPPPLFPTSRLYNVRPYHGKDKVELYRMVRQLHLRTQGGQESSTAHPDVVGDRCLGPCLALCPEYTFILEDELGVCGCVLGVLDVRSFAKRCQATWIPAMRDKYPPKVHHAPNAQDLIQLMEEDQGEYPDSLLYHFPSQLRLDALPELVDVSVSRTLLTALLAALKANGSQGVFCEVQPTDRQRLEFLTKLGFLEILRGEARSREGVVLGRLL, from the exons atggaggagaagaagcagttTCTTTGTGGGGTGGTGGAAG GTTTCTATGGAAGGCCCTGGTCTATGGATCAGAGGAGGGTTCTCTTCCAATG GATGCAGGGCTGGGGGCTGAACACCTACCTGTACGGACCAAAAGATGACCTGAAACACAGACTGCTGTGGAGAGAAGTCTATTCCCCCGAAGAGGAGG GTCAGCTGCGCACTCTCATAGCAGAGGCCCAGTCAAGAGGCCTAAAGTTTGTTTACGCGCTGTCTCCTGGACAGGACAtcgtcttttcttcttcctgcgaCATGACGCTACTCAAACGGAAGCTGAGACAG GTGTCAGACCTGGGTTGCCAGGCGTTTGCCATTCTGTTCGATGACATCGACCACTCCATGTGTCAGGCCGACAGCGAGGCCTTCGCTTCCTTCGCCCATGCTCAGGTCACAGTAACCAATGAGATGTATCGGTTCCTAGGGGAACCACCCGTCTTCCTGTTCTGCCCCACAG AGTACTGTGGTTCTCTGTGTTCTCCCAGTGTATCCAAGTCTCCTTACCTGCAAACTGTTGGGGAGGACCTACTGCCAGACATAAATGTAATatggacag GCAGCAAGGTCATCTCCAGGAAACTGTCAGCGGACTGCCTGGCGGAGGTGGAGTCCGTGCTCCAGCGGCCCCCGCTCATTTGGGACAACCTGCACGCCAACGACTACGACTCCAGGCGCCTCTTCCTGGGGCCCTTCAAGGGCCGGGAGCCTCAGCTGCGGAGCCAGCTCAGGGGCCTGCTGCTCAACCCCAACTGCGAGTTCGAAGCCAACTACATCCCTCTGCACACGCTGGGAAGCTGGtacagagctggaggagaggagacgaaAG ATGAGGAGTACTGTCCTGACAGAGCTCTGTCTGCTGCGCTGCACGACTGGATGGAAGAACTCAACCAACCGCTACAAGCAG gTCGTCAAAACCCTCGGACGGACCAGCGAGCCTCTGCGCCAGCGTCCCGCTGCAAGACTCCTGACAGGTCTGAATGCTCTTCCACATTCAGAGGGACGACCGCCGTGGCCAAACTCCCCGTCTTCCCCTTGAATTCCGGCTCCCCTCCTCCGTCGCCCACCAAAGCcaagggggagagggagggggagggacgggagggggagagaaagcGGCCAAACCAGCCTGGCCAGCCGGCCAACCAGCAGGCCCAGGGCTCGGGGGGAGGCCGGGGGCAGAAGGCCCAGGGTCGGGGCCACTGCGGCGGGAAGGGGATGCTGAGCGAGTCCCAGGTGCGGCTCCTCGTCGGCCTCTACTACCTCCCCCACGAGCACGGACCCTCGGcccagaagctgctgcaggaccTCACCTGGCTGAAGAGCAACTGCCACGCGGTCGGCGCCAACAGCAAGAAGGCGGCGCCTCAGAAG GTGGACGAGTGGCGCGGGCGGGCCTCCAGGTTCCTGTCTCTGTGCGAGGACATAGCACAGCTCCACTGCAGCGTCGTGGGCGGAGCCAACAGGGCGGTGCTTTACGACCTTTACCCTTACGTGTGGGACCTGAGGAACACGGCTCTGGTGGCCAAGGCCTTCATATGCTGGCTGG ATGGACGAGTGCTGAGTGACAGCTCCACCCTGGGCTCCTGGAGGAACTGCTTCCACT GGTGCGGGAAGACGACGGGAGCCGACCTGCTGGGCGTGGACTCGGAGCCGTGGGTCTTCAAAGGGGGCGTGTCCGGGGAGGTGCAG atgcTCCTCCCGATAGGCGGCAGCAGTGAGCTCTTcacccaccctcctcccctcttccccaCCTCTCGTCTCTACAACGTCCGGCCGTACCACGGCAAAGACAAG gtGGAGCTTTACCGAATGGTCCGTCAGCTTCACCTGAGGACTCAGGGCGGCCAGGAGTCCAGTACTGCTCATCCAGATGTTGTAGGAGACAG ATGTCTTGGGCCGTGCCTGGCGCTGTGCCCCGAGTACACCTTCATCCTGGAGGACGAGCTGGGCGTCTGCGGGTGCGTGCTGGGCGTCCTGGACGTCCGCTCCTTCGCCAAGCGTTGCCAGGCGACCTGGATCCCCGCCATGAGGGACAAGTACCCTCCCAAAGTGCACCACGCGCCCAACGCGCAG GACCTGATCCAGCTCATGGAGGAGGACCAGGGCGAGTACCCGGACTCGCTGCTCTATCACTTCCCCTCTCAGCTGCGGCTGGACGCGCTGCCCGAGCTGGTGGACGTCAGCGTCAGCCGCACCCTCCTCACTGCCCTGCTGGCTGCGCTCAAGGCCAACG gttcTCAGGGTGTGTTTTGCGAGGTGCAGCCCACAGACCGTCAGAGACTGGAGTTCTTGACCAAACTGGGCTTCCTGGAGATCCTCAGAGGAGAAGCCCGGAGCAGAGAAGGGGTGGTGCTGGGACGGCTGCTCTGa